In Nymphaea colorata isolate Beijing-Zhang1983 chromosome 5, ASM883128v2, whole genome shotgun sequence, one genomic interval encodes:
- the LOC116253864 gene encoding serine carboxypeptidase-like 27 isoform X2 has product MKRNAVLVACFLAIILIKVECQNLEGQERDRIFELPGQPQGVGFSQFSGYVTVNEEAGRALFYWLTESPTYSSSRPLVLWLNGGPGCSSIAYGAAEELGPFHIHPDGRTLFLNKYAWNNLANMLFLESPAGVGFSYTNTSSNLYDTGDQRTAEDAYVFLINWLERFPQYKHRDFYISGESYAGHYVPQLAHLVFKRNQGVQNPVINLKGFMVGNAVTDDYHDYVGTFEYWWNHGLISDSTYHYLRAACLFDSSQHPSVECNKAMDLADKEEGNIDAYSIFTPSCNKTGSRRKSLKAHYPWLSRAYDPCTERYSKIYFNSPDVQKAMHANITGIPYPWTSCSDTLTGSWQDSPKSMLPIYQELLAGGLRIWVFSTWKVCMVDKGDLDCTKRCMLAAL; this is encoded by the exons atgaaaagaaatgcgGTATTGGTTGCGTGTTTTTTGGCCATCATCTTAATAAAAGTGGAGTGTCAGAACTTGGAGGGGCAAGAAAGAGATAGGATATTCGAGTTGCCTGGACAACCACAAGGTGTTGGCTTCTCTCAGTTCTCCGGTTATGTTACTGTTAATGAAGAGGCGGGAAGGGCACTCTTTTACTGGCTTACTGAGTCCCCTACTTATTCAAGCTCAAGGCCGCTTGTGCTATGGCTGAACGGAGGGCCGGGATGTTCTTCAATCGCCTATGGAGCTGCGGAAGAGTTGGGGCCTTTTCATATTCACCCTGATGGGAGAACACTCTTCTTGAATAAATACGCATGGAACAACT TGGCAAATATGCTGTTCTTGGAGTCGCCAGCAGGCGTGGGCTTCTCTTACACAAATACTTCATCAAATCTATACGACACCGGAGACCAAAGAACAG CTGAAGATGCATATGTGTTTCTTATTAACTGGTTGGAAAGATTTCCTCAATACAAACACAGGGACTTCTATATTTCCGGTGAAAGTTATGCAG GGCATTATGTTCCACAGTTAGCTCACCTCGTATTCAAAAGGAATCAGGGTGTGCAGAATCCTGTTATCAACCTCAAAGGTTTCATG GTAGGAAATGCTGTTACAGATGACTACCATGATTACGTGGGCACTTTTGAGTACTGGTGGAATCATGGTTTGATTTCAGATTCCACATATCATTACCTTAGAGCAGCTTGCCTCTTCGACTCTTCTCAACACCCTTCGGTCGAATGCAATAAAGCTATGGACCTTGCTGACAAAGAGGAAGGAAATATTGACGCCTATAGTATTTTTACCCCTTCCTGCAATAAAACAGGGTCTCGCCGGAAATCACTTAAGGCCCACTAC CCATGGTTGTCTAGAGCATATGATCCTTGCACAGAGCGATATTCCAAGATATACTTCAATAGTCCAGATGTACAGAAGGCAATGCATGCCAATATAACCGGAATTCCCTACCCTTGGACATCATGCAG TGATACTCTTACTGGCTCCTGGCAGGACTCCCCTAAATCAATGCTTCCTATATATCAGGAGCTTCTAGCAGGTGGCCTCCGGATATGGGTTTtcag TACTTGGAAAGTTTGCATGGTTGATAAGGGCGATTTGGATTGTACTAAGAGATGTATGTTGGCCGCTTTATAG
- the LOC116253864 gene encoding serine carboxypeptidase-like 27 isoform X1, with product MKRNAVLVACFLAIILIKVECQNLEGQERDRIFELPGQPQGVGFSQFSGYVTVNEEAGRALFYWLTESPTYSSSRPLVLWLNGGPGCSSIAYGAAEELGPFHIHPDGRTLFLNKYAWNNLANMLFLESPAGVGFSYTNTSSNLYDTGDQRTAEDAYVFLINWLERFPQYKHRDFYISGESYAGHYVPQLAHLVFKRNQGVQNPVINLKGFMVGNAVTDDYHDYVGTFEYWWNHGLISDSTYHYLRAACLFDSSQHPSVECNKAMDLADKEEGNIDAYSIFTPSCNKTGSRRKSLKAHYPWLSRAYDPCTERYSKIYFNSPDVQKAMHANITGIPYPWTSCSDTLTGSWQDSPKSMLPIYQELLAGGLRIWVFSGDADAVVPVTATRYSIDALKLPTVTNWYPWYDNGKVGGWSQVYKGLTFVTIRGAGHEVPLHRPRQAYILFRSFLHNQPMPS from the exons atgaaaagaaatgcgGTATTGGTTGCGTGTTTTTTGGCCATCATCTTAATAAAAGTGGAGTGTCAGAACTTGGAGGGGCAAGAAAGAGATAGGATATTCGAGTTGCCTGGACAACCACAAGGTGTTGGCTTCTCTCAGTTCTCCGGTTATGTTACTGTTAATGAAGAGGCGGGAAGGGCACTCTTTTACTGGCTTACTGAGTCCCCTACTTATTCAAGCTCAAGGCCGCTTGTGCTATGGCTGAACGGAGGGCCGGGATGTTCTTCAATCGCCTATGGAGCTGCGGAAGAGTTGGGGCCTTTTCATATTCACCCTGATGGGAGAACACTCTTCTTGAATAAATACGCATGGAACAACT TGGCAAATATGCTGTTCTTGGAGTCGCCAGCAGGCGTGGGCTTCTCTTACACAAATACTTCATCAAATCTATACGACACCGGAGACCAAAGAACAG CTGAAGATGCATATGTGTTTCTTATTAACTGGTTGGAAAGATTTCCTCAATACAAACACAGGGACTTCTATATTTCCGGTGAAAGTTATGCAG GGCATTATGTTCCACAGTTAGCTCACCTCGTATTCAAAAGGAATCAGGGTGTGCAGAATCCTGTTATCAACCTCAAAGGTTTCATG GTAGGAAATGCTGTTACAGATGACTACCATGATTACGTGGGCACTTTTGAGTACTGGTGGAATCATGGTTTGATTTCAGATTCCACATATCATTACCTTAGAGCAGCTTGCCTCTTCGACTCTTCTCAACACCCTTCGGTCGAATGCAATAAAGCTATGGACCTTGCTGACAAAGAGGAAGGAAATATTGACGCCTATAGTATTTTTACCCCTTCCTGCAATAAAACAGGGTCTCGCCGGAAATCACTTAAGGCCCACTAC CCATGGTTGTCTAGAGCATATGATCCTTGCACAGAGCGATATTCCAAGATATACTTCAATAGTCCAGATGTACAGAAGGCAATGCATGCCAATATAACCGGAATTCCCTACCCTTGGACATCATGCAG TGATACTCTTACTGGCTCCTGGCAGGACTCCCCTAAATCAATGCTTCCTATATATCAGGAGCTTCTAGCAGGTGGCCTCCGGATATGGGTTTtcag TGGAGATGCAGATGCAGTTGTTCCCGTGACTGCAACCAGATATTCAATAGATGCTTTGAAGCTTCCAACTGTCACCAACTGGTACCCTTGGTATGACAATGGGAAG gtCGGTGGTTGGAGTCAGGTGTACAAGGGCTTGACCTTCGTAACTATCAGAGGTGCTGGGCACGAGGTTCCACTTCATCGCCCTCGGCAAGCTTATATCTTATTCAGATCCTTCTTGCATAATCAACCTATGCCAAGTTGA
- the LOC116254459 gene encoding histidine-containing phosphotransfer protein 1-like produces the protein MASESINLLKQQCGAYIDSLLLEGQLDEQFKQVQMLQDANNPGFVISVINIFCEDFENILAELSQLLDKETPDYGKVDVSVYRLKGSSASMGAHQVKLACTMLCSCCDAANKDGCKGELNTVKQKFYILKDKLQTLIQLERRIQELENGVA, from the exons ATGGCTTCTGAGAGCATTAACTTGCTCAAGCAACAGTGTGGAGCTTACATCGACTCCCTCCTCCTTgag GGACAACTTGATGAGCAATTCAAGCAGGTTCAAATGCTGCAAGATGCCAACAATCCTGGTTTTGTAATATCTGTGATTAACATATTTTGTGAGGATTTTGAGAACATATTAGCAGAACTAAGCCAATTGTT GGATAAAGAGACACCTGATTATGGAAAAGTTGATGTGTCTGTTTACCGATTGAAGGGAAGCAGTGCAAG TATGGGTGCTCATCAAGTTAAGTTGGCTTGTACCATGCTATGTAGCTGTTGTGATGCAGCAAATAAAGATGG GTGTAAAGGTGAATTGAACACTGTCAAGCAAAAATTTTACATTCTAAAAGATAAATTGCAAACTCTGATTCAG CTGGAACGGAGAATTCAGGAACTTGAGAATGGTGTTGCTTGA